The following DNA comes from Diorhabda carinulata isolate Delta chromosome 3, icDioCari1.1, whole genome shotgun sequence.
cgcacaattttgttcattttggttactgtttccggagttgaaacagtcacagggcgttGATCAttttcagtgctctctcggtcCTTACCAAAGAGCATACACCACGCGAAAACACGTTCATCTCAAACCGCTACTGcgcaaatactataatagtgaagGAAACGTATTTTGGGACGTGTATAGACATGAtagtctagggcgccctctaagCGCgcagtctcattatttaatgGTCACACCTCGTATAGTATTGACCGATAAtgctttggaaaaaatataccttCAACTCATTACCATTTAGTAGTACCATGTAgtagaattttgattttgtaggATAAAATGGAGCAGTTTAcagtttttaatcaataaaatattgtcCATTTTGCTCAGTGACCTCTTGCCatcttttttttagtttcatcattctgcgctcataaaatttctggtccttattagcaaaaaactgaagcaagtgcgattgaaggtcattgTCATtggtgaaagtttgaccattcaaagaattctgaaaacttcgaaataaattgtTATCACATGTTGCCAGAGCAGAGCTGTATGGAGGTAATACTTCCCAGCCAATCTacagtttcccacgagttgtcAAAGATGTCGGAGATCTTGAATTATCGTGGTGCAATTTCCGATTCAATAATTCCGACCGATTTACCTCGATTGCTCCATtcagtttcattaattattgacagaaatatcagaattgatcgtttagTTCCTtggaaatatctcaaaaaaaaaacctttgtAATCCTACCAAATTGAcagcttttttgttgtttttcagtttttgatgtggtttgtgctgatTCATCATGTTTGCTCTATGATCgttttcaaactattttacAGTATAGTATCCATTTTTCATTAGCAGTGATAATTCTATTCAAGAAAGGGTGGGcttcatttcgtttaaggtaCATATcacaaatgttgattctttgtgttaaagTCATTTCATTAAATTAGTAAGGTACACAGATATCAAGCTTCTTATCTAGCCCAAGATATTTTAAGTGTCTTTCAATTGTTATGTGCGAGAAATGTAGGCTCTTCGCAACCTCACGAACAGTTATATGaggatcctcttcaattatgacttggTCATCATCAACATCGCCGGCCAGATCGTTGCTcatctttgagggaaaaatctgcagaacggaattttttatacaaattgtGACACGTGCGCTCTATTAAGCAATCAGTACCATAAACATCAGATATTTATTTGTAAGCCGAAGCAGCTCTCTTTCCTAcacggaaataaaaaagtaaaatatgccgaaaattttggtttttgcaCTCCATTTAAAATTCACCCACAACTAATAGCTTTAATAAATCACACACTACATGCTCACGACAATGTGAAGGGTATCACGTGACAAACATTGAAGTTTAGCACTAACATaggttattcaaaaaataaagcaaggCTCTCTATCGGTAAAAAGCAACAGTACTTAGTTGCCAACCTAATAGCATAATGAAGAGACATATATGAGAGGATGAATAACATGGCTGGAGTAGACTTCTGTGAAGGTCACCTTACAATAGGTAAATTTTTCTCGCATAGGAAATAGGCTTCCATGTTTCAAGCCCCAGTATTGTTCTACATAAACTGATTGCTGCGACATTCAAATAATTCACGTGCTAGGTCACTCGAGTAGCACGAGCAGCGTCGAAGCTGATTTTATCGCCAGATGGGTATTAGCGAAACTACGAGGATGCCCATATCTCTttcttgttgtagccaaatagTGTAAGTGCCACATCTCGCGAAACTGATATGGAGATTGATGTTCAGCACTCAAACATGCGATGTCAAACACAGGAGCAAGCTCAAGTACTTATGTCCAATGATAAGCTGTAAAAATGACACGAAGAATGAGAGACGACCAAGAATTCATTCAAGATTTAATGCTTATAATAAGTATAAAACTATAATGTAGAGAGATATAATTAGCAGATCAACCAACTTAGGAGTCTACAAGACTGCGATTAAACCAGTAGTTACCCACGCCACGGAAACTACGAAGCTAACAAATATAGATGAAGAACAACCAAGGATATATGAGAAGAGAATAATTAGGAAACTCCATTGAGCAGTGAAAGCTGCCAATAATGACTGAGAAGACTTTTGTAGCAAAAAGAATAGAATGGTACTGATACACGGACAGCACGAGGAGAGATTGCCAGGAAGGCCAAAAAATAGATGGGAAGAGCAGATTGTACAAGATATGCAAAGTCTAGGAGTGCGTGACGGGAACAAATAGATgcaggaaaaaaaataaatggagaaCATTGGTCGatgttctaaaaatatatttcaagctATAATTAACTTGTGATAAAATATGGGCTGAATGGGCACAAACATACAGGGTCAAAAGAGCTAAATCTAAGCAGCTACAATTCTAAATAGCACATTTAGccttgtatatatatgtatatatatatatatatatatatatatatatatatatatatatatatattagttatctctttattatttcttcttacaCTATGTTCTATCGTTTTAATAAAAGGATGTATACTTAAACAATAACTAGATCATTCAGCATCTTTTGAAAACGATAATTCAGAATTCCTAAAGGTTCTAATGTAAGCAACAAGTTCACATAAATATGGTTGGATATAGTTCACCCTATTTTGCAATTAAACTGCCAATAAAGTGGCTCGATAATATacttattctaaaaatatatacctCTTCATTTCCATTAATCATATAATTAGGTGTTCCTACTACATCCTTTTTGAATAAAGATCATTTCGGTAACTCGGCTTGTTATCAATAGATTTCTTCGTTGCGATTTATTTTCTCTATATCGTATCTAATTTGgcaattgaataaataaatatgaatataacaTAAGTTTTTCAACTGTGCATATCAGTAAAAACAGAGTACAACCCATAATATAACATTATATTTTGTGTGTACATCCTGTATTTACATGAGTATTGAATTAATTTCGCTTTCATTAGATGCAACGAGTAAATAAGTCAGTTGAAATATAACCTCCGGGTATTGTAGCCTAGACCGTGACATTGCGATACGTAAGTGAAGTAAATGTTGCACACCCACGTAGATTTTACGAATACCTAGTTAACGCATCCGTGGGCTTGCGGCTGCATATCGCACACATATTCACCTTTTGGGGACGACGTCCAAAACTAGGTTAGACGCTAAGTCTGAGAAAGCGGTCCATGACAGCGCCCCGCGGGTCCTCTGGACCCAAAACGACGATCGGAGGGGAAGGGGCCGACTGATATATATCCATACACTGACTACGGTTCATCATAACACGATCAGTTTGTTCATCTCAAACAACATGGCATATTTTAAGTTGGCCGCTTTGTTTTTGTGTATCGTCGCGTTTACTAGTGCGTTACCCACACACGATGAAGCGCGCGGTAATTCAGTTCAAACCGAACACGACCTTTTGGACGCCGTTTATAACGACTGCCTCAAAAAAGATTCAATTTCCTGTTTCAAATAtaaagttttcaattttgtgGACAAGATGCTCGGAAACAGGGACACAATTACAGTGATGGATGGTGTTCAGTTCGTCAAAACTCCCGGTGGTGAACAAGATGGTGCTCCTCGTGCTATCAGCAGTGACGACACTATAGAATCTGTCTTATTCAACAGGGTAACTTCATTTTTGGGTTCCCACACATTGAAAATTGACTTGAAAGGTAGTGAAGTTGTCAATGCAGTGCAATCAACAGCCCGTTCTCTCAACGAATATGCCGAATCTTTGGAGGAAGAAGAGAATTTAATTGAGGGTGCTAGTGAATCAAGAAAAAAGAAAGGTGGTGGTAAGAAAGGAAAAGGACAAATAGGAGCCTTAATTGGATTAGTTGCCCTTAAAGCCGCTATCCTTGGAAAGCTTGCTCTTGCTGCTATTGCTTTAATCGCTGGTAAAGCTCTTATTATCGGAAAAATTGCGTTGGTTCTCTCAGCTATTATTGGTCTGAAGAAACTCCTAGCAAACAGTGGTGGTAATGGCAAACATGTTACTTATGAAGTTGTACCACATGCATCCCATTCATCATCCCACATTGCCACTCATGAAACTGCCTATGCTGGTTCTGGTCATGGAGGCGGTTATGGAGGAGATGTCGGTGGTGGATACAGCGGAGGCTCCGGAGGATGGGGTAGATCTCTAGATGCACAATCTTTGGCTTACAGGGGACATCCACAAGTTCAAAAAGCGTAGGAACCTTAAAATGGTTCTAGTACCTGCCAAAACTCAGCGAACTTAGACTTAGTCATTTAAAACGATACAATTTTCtcatgtaatttatttaatttaatggaCATCGACAGACAAAGACTTCTTACCATTTGCTCAGTTTTCTGGGCTAGacttaatttattgttatttattaatgagataataaactatttttaaaacactttCTACCCCTTCATTTATCCTGAAAGGTTTTCATatgaatgttttattattcTGAAGATGACTACAGCAATTTGAATAactgattttcaaatattatatccAGCAATTTTTCATCGAGATACTATCCACTGAGTTTGAGAACAAATATGAACTATACGCATCGttttcaaataacttgaaaaaagtgaaatcaATTGCAAAGCTAAAACGagcaaacaaaaaaaaggtATTCGAATAAAGGGAAATTAAATGGAATATGCTTTGAATCTATCACAAATATGTTTTATAGGATTAATATTAGGTGcctatttaaattgaaattgaaaaaatctgagAATACATTCCATTATATATTACCCTTAATCTTAGAAGTATATACAAACACAATATATAAATTGGTAAAAATTACGATTTTGTAGTTGTCAATAAACCTGATGATACTATTAActtattcaaatgaaataattccGCGAACAAACATTATATGGTTAATTATATTGCGCAGAAAGTCATTATCTAGCAACGTGTTGcattattttaatctaaaaagCTATAAAAGTCATCCAATAATTACCAAACCATTGAATTTTGATGGTACATACTTATTCCATTGACCTTCTTATTCGAAGTTTCTTAAGAAAGTTATACAAAAAGTATGCCGGTTGGTCACTAaacatgaagaaaaaataagacaaGTTTCTCTCTCGAGTTGTTGAACTTGACCCTAGACATCTGCAGGTGACAGAATTGATTTGTTGTAATATAATACTTCCCGTTTATAATGGAAGTGAACGACATGAGCGTTACCTACCATGAAGGTTATAAGAACAGTGTCTTTGAGTTTATTCTggactaataatatttttaaaatctgtttTCTTGACTACTTTTGTTCAATAGATTGTTAAGGGAATTTTTATCATTACTtcttaatattatatttcacaGTTCAAAACATAGTTGAAGTTATGTAAGCAAAATTTTAGTGGAAAAATTATCAGCAAACTAAATGAAGTAAAGCTTACAGGTGATTCACACAAATATTGTTAAATCCAACCTACCACCCCTGCAATCGCATGTCATTGGTAAAAGAACTGATcacgaaattgtatttttttcagtagAATCTTGTAGCTAATAATATAACAATAGAACAATGATTATCTCAACTAATTGATTCAACGTATGGGGTGGCTTGTTCTTCATTGGTCGCATCTTCTTGTGGCGGATACGAGAACGCCTTCTAGATATAGGTAGTactgagaaaataaaatattcttgtgagaaacaaaattaatttgatcaTGATACCAAAACAATATAGAAACGCAATCAAATCAGCGAAAACCTATCCTGGGGCAGACGTTCATTCCTAGCATAATCAAATGCAAGGTCAACTTACAAtcataactaaaaaaaaattacacgcACTTTGTTTCCGACAGTAAGGCAACGGACATACTTGCAAGAGCCTAGACGTCCGGAAAAATTGGGAAGGTTCACAACTAAAGGACTGGATACAGCAAATTGAAAAACGGCAAAGCTCCGGGGCCTGATGGCCTAACAAACCAGTCaataaaaataacgataaaaacCAAACCACAACAGGTATTGGAGTACCTAAGCAATTTCTTCGAGAAAATTTTCCCGGAGGAATGGAAAATGGCCAAAGGCATACTACTTCCATAGGAGGGAGATGCTCCCTCTAAATGAGggaaaatcacttttttgtagtttttgaaGGTCATTTGGATCAACATCACCAATTTGTTGCAGATATTGTGGTTTAGGACACAGCTTATTCAACTGTGGTGTTTTTACGGAGAACCAAGAATTCGCCACCATGTAGACGGcgtgttttaaattaaatttcttgtaAATGATCAGCACAGATTCTTTACCATTATCCATATCTAGTATCAGGATTTAAATCAATTGAAGTTTATTAGCGAAAATTCGAACCACAACTTCCACTCATCTGTTTTTGATCAATAGAAGATATGAATCAACTACACTGAACTATAAAATGAATTCTGGAAGTTTGGTCATTGAATTTTTCCATCGATGTCTTGAAAACTGTCGtaggtttttataaaataaatctcaGTACGTCTTAACTTGTCGAGAGTATAGTcgaatacatatattttatacaagacTTGCTTTCAATTCACCGAACTCTaacaacaatatttcaaataccaCAATAAGTATGTACTCGTAGTTGCTTATATAAGTCGAGGTCTACTTGAGCTATTTCGGCTCATGCTATAGCAAATCTGTGACTTTATGGATTATCCGGATGCGAGAGAACACCTTCGCACAGCTTCTCTCTCTTCTATCTTTTATTGCCTTATCTTAATTTTGGAACTGAACATAAGAAGCTCCTGTAATGTCATCATCCTAAAACATGGTATCATGAACTTCTCTGCTTAAGGTTCAatggttttttgatttttcgatCCCTTTTCGGCAGTAAGTATATTATGAGTCGTACGGCGTGAGAGACTACATTTAGATATCATAACACGATATCTTGTACTTATTTAACGTTTTCCTTTGTTCGACTTCCTCACTTTGGCATGTGATACTGCAGATTTCCGTAATGTGTCAACtaaatatttgcaaatttgCGTTAATTTTTGCAAACGTAAGTATTCACTATGCGTTGCTCGACATGATTCAGTTCAACCGATATTGACTTTCTCGAATTCTGGCTTCTAATCTAGGCGGCTTCAACAAGTTACGTCTTTTCAGTTCCTAGCTTGATAATATACAAAGGAGGTTACAATATGAccagataataaattattgtattgatttATAAACGACGGACTAAAGTAATCAAAATTGGagatattatgaatttttttgatgtgCATGGAAACCCTTGGATGTCATgccaattttgtaaaaaaagagaaatagtACTATAgctattatattgaaaataactaatAACTCCTTATTTGAAATACGTTACGTTAGTATAATAATTGTACTGTATTgtttaaaaaacagttttttacaACTATCATGTGCGTGTGATTATACAGAGCAAAACGCATGTTACAAGAATGTGATCAACCAACCAGTTGAAAGAAATAATTACTATAATGCAAAACAGTGTTTTTCGATTCAAATCTGTGATTGTTCATAAAAGTATAACGTGGTTTTCTAGTATAGTAGGAACTTATACaggttcaataaaaaatga
Coding sequences within:
- the LOC130891312 gene encoding uncharacterized protein LOC130891312, producing the protein MAYFKLAALFLCIVAFTSALPTHDEARGNSVQTEHDLLDAVYNDCLKKDSISCFKYKVFNFVDKMLGNRDTITVMDGVQFVKTPGGEQDGAPRAISSDDTIESVLFNRVTSFLGSHTLKIDLKGSEVVNAVQSTARSLNEYAESLEEEENLIEGASESRKKKGGGKKGKGQIGALIGLVALKAAILGKLALAAIALIAGKALIIGKIALVLSAIIGLKKLLANSGGNGKHVTYEVVPHASHSSSHIATHETAYAGSGHGGGYGGDVGGGYSGGSGGWGRSLDAQSLAYRGHPQVQKA